A single Brassica napus cultivar Da-Ae unplaced genomic scaffold, Da-Ae ScsIHWf_44;HRSCAF=83, whole genome shotgun sequence DNA region contains:
- the LOC106389918 gene encoding uncharacterized protein LOC106389918 has protein sequence MSGKVYHDCPNVGNPYHECNDRCFERINSGDVPKKEKRPFGFGKAPWRKDSPPISPVRVVAENRWPLPSYYAKRMVESDESPSFSSSDDTFNANLLSRPPSPLHGNKPESVINWLPMSPSLSVYCKKDFFASNFDHRALIHNGLDTEMTPRTRPKAPEHPLRTHQHMPRTPDSRPRTPERRSSTTDNSTALETRPRTPEHRSNINDNEPRTPEHARVSLGPRPKTAERRARSPEHRERSSRQRSKTPEPQGKYLEPRIPQTQPISHSTGLLKSSPETQETRPKAEEYRARNSRPGSRIPQTQQTSIIECKSLTGEETQSMMSESYVSVGSYKVRASVSDTLQQILDKHGDIASGSKLESLPTRSYFLETLASVVLQLQSTPLKQLKETRVLEMLAVVEDVESVRIRAGWLREALNEILEAARCYDRHDTTAVEKGMCEREALLGRQEMEKILKEVRWKENEVKSFRQGLMETAGRLGDLEMKRARVEKRLAFLSSKVDKFDGESVLEKLF, from the exons ATGTCTGGAAAAGTCTATCATGATTGTCCCAACGTAGGCAATCCCTACCATGAGTGCAATGATCGATGTTTCGAGAGGATCAACTCTGGAGATGTCCCCAAGAAGGAGAAGAGGCCGTTTG GCTTTGGTAAGGCACCTTGGAGAAAGGACAGTCCTCCTATCAGTCCGGTTCGTGTTGTTGCGGAAAATAGATGGCCACTTCCTAGCTATTACGCTAAGAGGATGGTTGAATCAGACGAGTCTCCCTCATTCTCATCCTCCGATGACACCTTCAACGCAAACCTTCTGTCCAGGCCGCCTTCTCCTCTACATGGAAACAAACCTGAATCAGTCATAAATTGGCTCCCAATGTCACCTTCTCTATCTGTGTATTGCAAAAAAGATTTTTTCGCATCAAAT TTTGATCACCGTGCGCTCATTCATAATGGTCTAGACACTGAAATGACACCTAGGACTAGGCCTAAAGCACCTGAACATCCTCTTAGGACACATCAACACATGCCTCGCACCCCTGATTCTAGGCCTAGGACACCTGAGCGACGATCCAGCACCACTGATAATAGCACTGCACTAGAAACTAGACCTAGAACACCTGAACACCGGTCCAACATCAATGATAATGAACCAAGGACACCTGAACATGCGCGTGTTTCTCTAGGACCTAGGCCAAAGACTGCAGAACGTAGAGCGAGGTCACCAGAACACAGGGAGAGATCCTCAAGACAGCGGTCTAAGACTCCAGAGCCTCAAGGAAAGTACCTTGAACCTAGGATCCCACAAACTCAGCCGATATCGCATAGTACTGGCCTCCTCAAGTCGTCACCTGAGACGCAAGAAACTAGGCCAAAGGCTGAAGAATACAGGGCAAGAAACTCAAGACCAGGGTCAAGGATCCCCCAAACTCAACAAACATCCATTATCGAATGCAAGAGCTTAACAGGGGAGGAAACGCAGTCAATGATGTCTGAGTCGTACGTCTCTGTAGGGAGCTACAAGGTCAGAGCGAGCGTCTCGGACACCCTGCAGCAAATCTTGGACAAGCATGGAGACATAGCCTCCGGTTCAAAGCTCGAGTCGCTTCCCACGAGATCTTACTTCCTGGAAACGCTAGCCTCGGTGGTTCTCCAACTCCAGTCAACGCCTCTGAAGCAACTAAAGGAGACGCGCGTCTTGGAAATGCTAGCGGTCGTTGAAGACGTGGAGTCTGTCAGAATCAGAGCCGGTTGGCTAAGGGAGGCTTTAAACGAGATTCTTGAAGCGGCCAGATGCTACGATCGACATGATACGACGGCGGTGGAGAAAGGGATGTGTGAGAGGGAGGCTTTGCTTGGGAGACAAGAGATGGAGAAGATACTGAAAGAGGTGAGATGGAAGGAGAATGAGGTGAAGAGTTTCCGTCAAGGGTTGATGGAGACGGCAGGGCGTTTGGGAGATTTGGAGATGAAGAGAGCAAGGGTGGAGAAAAGGTTGGCGTTTCTTAGCTCCAAGGTGGACAAGTTTGATGGAGAATCTGTGTTGGAGAAGCTCTTCTGA